A stretch of Anolis sagrei isolate rAnoSag1 chromosome X, rAnoSag1.mat, whole genome shotgun sequence DNA encodes these proteins:
- the LYPLA2 gene encoding acyl-protein thioesterase 2: MCGNNMSVPLLADAVTISGAERETAAVIFLHGLGDTGHSWAEALSSIRLPYVKYICPHAPRIPVTLNMKMVMPSWFDLMGLSPDAPEDETGIKKAADNIKAVIEHEIKNGIPANRIILGGFSQGGALSLYTALTCQHQLAGIVGLSCWLPLHKTFPQAASNSMNKDTPILQCHGEMDPMIPVRFGALTAEKLKCMVTPSKIQFRTYPGVMHSSCPQEMLAVKEFMEKVLPRI, translated from the exons ATGTGCGGTAACAACATGTCTGTCCCCCTCCTTGCTGATGCCGTGACCATTTCAGGGGCAGAGCGGGAGACTGCAGCG GTCATTTTTTTACATGGGCTTGGAGACACAGG GCACAGTTGGGCTGAAGCCCTGTCCTCCATCCGGCTCCCTTATGTGAAGTACATCTGCCCTCATGC GCCCAGGATCCCAGTCACCCTCAACATGAAGATGGTCATGCCATCCTG gtTTGATTTAATGGGCCTCAGTCCAGATGCACCCGAAGATGAAACTGGGATTAAAAAAGCTGCTGACAACA TTAAAGCAGTCATCGAGCACGAAATAAAGAACGGCATCCCAGCCAACCGCATCATCTTGGGGGGCTTTTCACAG GGTGGTGCACTGTCCCTCTACACGGCGCTCACTTGCCAACATCAACTGGCCGGCATTGTGGGCCTCAGCTGCTGGCTCCCCCTGCACAAGACCTTCCCTCAG GCGGCAAGTAACAGCATGAACAAAGACACTCCCATCCTGCAGTGCCATGGGGAGATGGACCCCATGATTCCAGTACGCTTTGGAGCCCTGACCGCTGAGAAGCTGAAGTGTATGGTGACCCCTAGCAAGATCCAGTTTAGAACCTACCCAGGAGTGATGCACAGCTCCTGCCCTCAG GAAATGTTGGCTGTGAAAGAATTCATGGAGAAAGTCCTGCCCAGGATTTGA
- the GALE gene encoding UDP-glucose 4-epimerase isoform X1, with product MCAYLYSFDSKTPSIGIMAEEILVTGGAGYIGSHCVLELVEAGFAPVVIDNFHNAIRGSNMVPESIRRVEEIVGKKIPFHELDILDETGLQNLFKKHHFSAVIHFAGLKAVGESVQMPLEYYKVNLTGTIRLLETMKVHGVKNLVFSSSATVYGDPAYLPLDEKHPVGGCTNPYGKSKYFIEEMIRDLCKAEPDWNAVLLRYFNPIGAHKSGRIGEDPQGIPNNLMPYVAQVAVGRREYLNVFGNDYSTVDGTGVRDYIHVVDLAKGHIAALKKLKENCGCKIYNLGTGTGYSVLQMVKAMEKASGKEIKYKIVARREGDIASCFANPALAEEELGWKAVFGLDKMCEDLWTWQSQNPSGFSKN from the exons gGAATCATGGCCGAAGAAATCCTGGTGACGGGTGGAGCCGGCTACATAGGCAGCCACTGTGTGCTGGAGCTGGTTGAGGCTGGCTTTGCCCCCGTGGTCATTGACAACTTCCACAATGCCATTCGAG GAAGCAATATGGTTCCTGAGAGTATTCGGCGGGTGGAAGAAATCGTCGGGAAAAAGATCCCATTCCACGAGCTGGACATTCTTGATGAGACGGGCCTACAGAACCTCTTCAAGAAG CATCACTTCTCTGCAGTGATACACTTTGCGGGTCTCAAAGCTGTGGGAGAGTCGGTCCAAATGCCGCTGGAGTACTACAAGGTGAATCTGACAGGGACCATCCGGCTGCTGGAG ACCATGAAAGTGCACGGAGTCAAGAACCTGgtgttcagcagttcagccaccGTCTATGGAGACCCGGCCTACCTTCCCCTTGACGAAAAGCATCCAGTTGGAGGCTGTACCAACCCTTACGGCAAATCCAAATATTTCATTGAAGAGATGATCCGAGACTTGTGCAAGGCAGAGCCT GATTGGAATGCTGTTCTCTTGCGGTACTTCAACCCCATCGGAGCTCACAAATCAGGAAGAATTGGAGAGGACCCCCAAGGGATCCCAAACAACCTGATGCCTTATGTTGCCCAG GTGGCTGTAGGACGCAGAGAGTACCTGAACGTATTTGGGAACGACTACAGTACAGTAGATGGGACAG GCGTTCGGGATTACATCCATGTGGTGGATCTTGCCAAGGGACACATTGCAGCATTGAAGAAGCTCAAGGAGAATTGTGGCTGCAAG ATCTACAACCTGGGAACAGGTACTGGCTACTCGGTCCTGCAGATGGTGAAAGCCATGGAAAAGGCATCAGGAAAGGAG ATAAAGTACAAGATCGTCGCACGGCGGGAAGGGGACATTGCCTCGTGCTTTGCAAACCCAGCCCTGGCAGAAGAGGAGCTGGGCTGGAAAGCAGTCTTTGGCCTGGACAAAATGT gTGAGGATTTGTGGACATGGCAGTCACAGAACCCCTCGGGCTTCAGCAAGAACTAG
- the GALE gene encoding UDP-glucose 4-epimerase isoform X2 — protein sequence MAEEILVTGGAGYIGSHCVLELVEAGFAPVVIDNFHNAIRGSNMVPESIRRVEEIVGKKIPFHELDILDETGLQNLFKKHHFSAVIHFAGLKAVGESVQMPLEYYKVNLTGTIRLLETMKVHGVKNLVFSSSATVYGDPAYLPLDEKHPVGGCTNPYGKSKYFIEEMIRDLCKAEPDWNAVLLRYFNPIGAHKSGRIGEDPQGIPNNLMPYVAQVAVGRREYLNVFGNDYSTVDGTGVRDYIHVVDLAKGHIAALKKLKENCGCKIYNLGTGTGYSVLQMVKAMEKASGKEIKYKIVARREGDIASCFANPALAEEELGWKAVFGLDKMCEDLWTWQSQNPSGFSKN from the exons ATGGCCGAAGAAATCCTGGTGACGGGTGGAGCCGGCTACATAGGCAGCCACTGTGTGCTGGAGCTGGTTGAGGCTGGCTTTGCCCCCGTGGTCATTGACAACTTCCACAATGCCATTCGAG GAAGCAATATGGTTCCTGAGAGTATTCGGCGGGTGGAAGAAATCGTCGGGAAAAAGATCCCATTCCACGAGCTGGACATTCTTGATGAGACGGGCCTACAGAACCTCTTCAAGAAG CATCACTTCTCTGCAGTGATACACTTTGCGGGTCTCAAAGCTGTGGGAGAGTCGGTCCAAATGCCGCTGGAGTACTACAAGGTGAATCTGACAGGGACCATCCGGCTGCTGGAG ACCATGAAAGTGCACGGAGTCAAGAACCTGgtgttcagcagttcagccaccGTCTATGGAGACCCGGCCTACCTTCCCCTTGACGAAAAGCATCCAGTTGGAGGCTGTACCAACCCTTACGGCAAATCCAAATATTTCATTGAAGAGATGATCCGAGACTTGTGCAAGGCAGAGCCT GATTGGAATGCTGTTCTCTTGCGGTACTTCAACCCCATCGGAGCTCACAAATCAGGAAGAATTGGAGAGGACCCCCAAGGGATCCCAAACAACCTGATGCCTTATGTTGCCCAG GTGGCTGTAGGACGCAGAGAGTACCTGAACGTATTTGGGAACGACTACAGTACAGTAGATGGGACAG GCGTTCGGGATTACATCCATGTGGTGGATCTTGCCAAGGGACACATTGCAGCATTGAAGAAGCTCAAGGAGAATTGTGGCTGCAAG ATCTACAACCTGGGAACAGGTACTGGCTACTCGGTCCTGCAGATGGTGAAAGCCATGGAAAAGGCATCAGGAAAGGAG ATAAAGTACAAGATCGTCGCACGGCGGGAAGGGGACATTGCCTCGTGCTTTGCAAACCCAGCCCTGGCAGAAGAGGAGCTGGGCTGGAAAGCAGTCTTTGGCCTGGACAAAATGT gTGAGGATTTGTGGACATGGCAGTCACAGAACCCCTCGGGCTTCAGCAAGAACTAG